Proteins from a genomic interval of Oncorhynchus clarkii lewisi isolate Uvic-CL-2024 chromosome 13, UVic_Ocla_1.0, whole genome shotgun sequence:
- the LOC139364642 gene encoding probable phosphatase phospho1 isoform X2: MAANSATPPSDRRFLIFFDFDETIVNESSDDVVVQAAPGQNLPAWLKDTYRPGHYNEYMQRVLAYMAEKGVTESAIRSVIEKIPASPGMLALFQFLRHRPPQDFEVVLVSDANTFFIESWLRRVGARQLFVKIFTNPATFDKDGRLVLRPFHSHSCLRCPENMCKQVILRDYVMRRTQERGRPFQRVFYVGDGANDFCPSLILGPRDTAFARRDYPMHRLITEIHEARPGEFKAVTVPWASGDDVVERLRRHAEEK; this comes from the coding sequence ATGGCCGCCAACTCAGCAACACCCCCCTCTGACAGGCGCTTCCTCATCTTCTTCGACTTTGACGAGACCATTGTAAATGAGAGCAGTGATGATGTGGTGGTGCAGGCGGCCCCAGGGCAGAACCTCCCCGCCTGGCTGAAGGACACCTACCGACCGGGCCACTACAACGAGTACATGCAGCGCGTGCTGGCCTACATGGCAGAGAAGGGCGTGACCGAGAGTGCCATCCGCTCCGTCATCGAGAAGATCCCCGCCTCTCCCGGCATGCTGGCCTTGTTCCAGTTCCTCCGCCACCGCCCCCCGCAGGACTTTGAGGTGGTTCTGGTGTCTGATGCCAACACCTTCTTCATCGAGTCCTGGCTCCGCCGCGTTGGGGCCCGCCAGCTCTTCGTCAAGATCTTCACCAACCCTGCCACCTTCGACAAGGATGGCCGGCTGGTGCTGCGCCCCTTCCACTCCCACAGCTGCCTGCGCTGCCCGGAGAACATGTGCAAGCAGGTGATCTTGAGGGACTATGTGATGCGGCGTACACAGGAGCGTGGGCGGCCGTTCCAGAGGGTATTCTATGTGGGCGATGGGGCCAACGACTTCTGCCCGTCTCTGATCCTGGGGCCCCGGGACACGGCGTTTGCCCGGCGGGACTACCCCATGCACCGGCTGATCACTGAGATCCACGAGGCCAGGCCAGGGGAGTTCAAGGCTGTTACTGTGCCCTGGGCCAGTGGGGATGATGTGGTGGAGCGACTCAGGAGGCACGCAGAGGAGAAATGA
- the LOC139364642 gene encoding probable phosphatase phospho1 isoform X1: protein MNCFGSPPGEDVPPPRSRRSANNMAANSATPPSDRRFLIFFDFDETIVNESSDDVVVQAAPGQNLPAWLKDTYRPGHYNEYMQRVLAYMAEKGVTESAIRSVIEKIPASPGMLALFQFLRHRPPQDFEVVLVSDANTFFIESWLRRVGARQLFVKIFTNPATFDKDGRLVLRPFHSHSCLRCPENMCKQVILRDYVMRRTQERGRPFQRVFYVGDGANDFCPSLILGPRDTAFARRDYPMHRLITEIHEARPGEFKAVTVPWASGDDVVERLRRHAEEK from the coding sequence ATGAACTGCTTTGGATCTCCCCCAGGCGAGGACGTTCCCCCCCCACGTTCCAGACGCTCCGCAAATAACATGGCCGCCAACTCAGCAACACCCCCCTCTGACAGGCGCTTCCTCATCTTCTTCGACTTTGACGAGACCATTGTAAATGAGAGCAGTGATGATGTGGTGGTGCAGGCGGCCCCAGGGCAGAACCTCCCCGCCTGGCTGAAGGACACCTACCGACCGGGCCACTACAACGAGTACATGCAGCGCGTGCTGGCCTACATGGCAGAGAAGGGCGTGACCGAGAGTGCCATCCGCTCCGTCATCGAGAAGATCCCCGCCTCTCCCGGCATGCTGGCCTTGTTCCAGTTCCTCCGCCACCGCCCCCCGCAGGACTTTGAGGTGGTTCTGGTGTCTGATGCCAACACCTTCTTCATCGAGTCCTGGCTCCGCCGCGTTGGGGCCCGCCAGCTCTTCGTCAAGATCTTCACCAACCCTGCCACCTTCGACAAGGATGGCCGGCTGGTGCTGCGCCCCTTCCACTCCCACAGCTGCCTGCGCTGCCCGGAGAACATGTGCAAGCAGGTGATCTTGAGGGACTATGTGATGCGGCGTACACAGGAGCGTGGGCGGCCGTTCCAGAGGGTATTCTATGTGGGCGATGGGGCCAACGACTTCTGCCCGTCTCTGATCCTGGGGCCCCGGGACACGGCGTTTGCCCGGCGGGACTACCCCATGCACCGGCTGATCACTGAGATCCACGAGGCCAGGCCAGGGGAGTTCAAGGCTGTTACTGTGCCCTGGGCCAGTGGGGATGATGTGGTGGAGCGACTCAGGAGGCACGCAGAGGAGAAATGA